The window AAAAGCTGATGGTCGGACCGACGCCCAGCACTGCTTGTTGAAAAGGGgtgacgagttgaggacgttgaggtcgttattcaacccggctaccccaaaatacgcatgcagATCCAcggccggtaatcagctacggcctcgaggatcatcgtgggattctttccctCGTAGCCGGTGGTGTAGAACCCCTTCCAGGCAAtgggacagttcttccactcccaatgcatacaatctatgctcgCCTAATGCAAGCGGGACAGTTCTtccttctccccgtgcatcatCGCATCAGATCCTGACAGTCTTTGGGGTTGGGGCTTCGAAGATACTCGTCCCTGAATATTTCAACGACGCCCTCACAGAAATTCTTTAGACACTTCAGGGCAGTCATCTCACCtatgtggaggtactcgtcccACATGTCTGCTTCCGTAGCCAACTGCCTTATTGCCGcagtgcacttttgaataacggtgtggccgggtctgccagccgcatcgtaCCTGAAGCAGAAACACAGATATCAACGCTCCAAAGagtcaacgatacgcataaacagcGCCCTGCTCATCCTAAAACGCTGCCTGAAGAGGTTTTTTCCCCAAACCGCAGTTGCTCTGCGGAGTAGTCAtcatatagccgctgatgtgcagctacgtgatcccgaacAATCATTGCTCGGCGGTCGACAACGGATCGAGGTCGAGGTACCGCCGTCTGCAAAGCCTTTTGTATCACCCGGTCCATCTCAGCGGACGTATAGGCCTCCAATGCTTCGTCCATTTGCCCATCGTACTCCTCATCACTACTATCACTACTACCACCCGTGTTACTCATTTTGcgttgttgctcttgtacagaaattaataagagagagagatagctCGTTAACACAagcggtgcaaatgaaaatgacgttcAAATagcgtatatatagtgtttcggaaattaaaaaaaaataaaaaataaaaaattcgcgctggccgatcgctcgccgatctccagcctacaatggcggcgagCGCTTCGTCCAGCGCCCGGGAATCGGCGAGCGCTTGCCGGTTGCAATGGTTCGGTGAGCGGACCGGCCAGCGCCGGGAATCAGCTAGCCGGTCTCTCGCCGACCATTGTAGATGCTCTaaaggatggagggagtaatatttagtgGCATagcttttaataattttaattcatactAGTTTTCAGATGTAAAAAACTAGcgtaaacatataaaaatagattctAAATTGTAACCAAGCGTTGCTCATTAGTTCTACACCCTATTCATAACTAGAAAGTTTCTCATACGCTTTCCTGGAGGAAAAATGGAAGTATGAAAGTTGAGTATGAATTTTCGTGCAAGCTCTGAGATGGAGTATTGTAATTGATGTTTGGAACGAGATATTTATAAGCTTGAAAGAGACTTGTGATATGTGGTaggaatttaaatatttaatcatgtatAGTTAAATATAATCTTTACTAATTATGATTTTCAGTTACACTCATACTTGAgcttatatagaaaatatgatacattttcttttattttaaatacttattaaatatgctttcaaaattaaaataagttatcaattatataaaaactttaattttaaatagtaaaaatgtttcaaataatgacacttaaaaatcatctttttttttatatatatgaagtGACTCAgctgaaaaaaattaaaataagaaagctaaaaaattgattaaaatttcaacttgatttaattatttatcaataaaagaAACGCATCTACTTCACAAGGACGGGAGGAAAAACATCCAATTCACAGTTATGGTgtgtttaattaatactccctccgtccaaaaataggagtcccgtttttccgtTTTTGGACGTCCgagaataggagtcccggttctacttactatatttggaCAATCTAATTATCCTCCCACTTCTCACTTATTTACATCTCTACCATAAAAAAACACCCCCCACCCCCACCTGTCTAACTCACTCTCTCATTCTAtctccctttctctctctctctcctctcccACACTCTCTCGACCCCTCGGAACCCTAATTCGCCGCCGCCACCGACAAAAGGCTTCCCaaccgccgcctcctcctcctccccacTTTCAGGAACCCTAGCCCCTAATCGGCGGCCGCCTCCGTCGACCTCCACTGTCTCCTGCCCAAACACGATCCATAGCAGTTGTCCTCTAACCTTAATCGGTTAATCCTCTTCATCGAAGGCGACGACTGTGGGTGTGGGGTGACCTCCAGAATGAGAGTAGTGAAAATCACGAAGATGGCTCTGCTTCCTTTTAATTTGGCAAAGtttattcttgaaattttgttcTTATGGCCTCTAAGCTCTTTTTGCTCTTTGATTTTAATTCACTGTTGTTTTGATTCATGAGTTttgattcaaatattttcttttgatttcgATTCACAACGGATTTTGAATTGGAATGTGAATTTTGCCGTGTGTGCTGATTTCAGATTTGGAGTGTGGATTTTGCTGTCTTGGTGTTTAATCCTCCAATTTGATACAGTGAATTGTTTCATTTAATTGTGTATGAGCAAATTTAGTGagttgtttaatttaattcttcaaatttggatttaaaagcagaaataaaatcataacattattgtataaaagctaaatttataaatttgtgggTCCCAAATTCCACTATTATACactatttattacacactctaaccatttcttaaaacttgtgccctTTAAAAATGAGACTACTATTgtcggacggagggagtaataaagaGTCAATAGACTTGAATAACATAGTAATTCTAAGAGACGCAGCTGGTGGACCAATGTTATAGGCACCTAAATTTGACAAGGCAGTGAGATTAAAGTGAATGGTCAGTCACCTACTGTTTACTTTTCAtcaattactaatattttcccATTATATATGATCACTCATCTACTCCCTTACATTTTCCTCCTTTTCCCTCAtgcaaaaatcaaatcaaattaaatatctgCCATGGCTGTGGACCTCGCGATGAACTGCAGAAACAGCAGCTTCGTTTCTCAATCGGAGGATAAATTGACGAAGGTGATGTCTTTCGTGGGGCGGACCCGAACCGGCCACGCCCGGTTCAGGAGAGCCCCCGTGGCCTCTTCTCCGGGCTCCGGGGAAGAGAAGATCTACTGCCCCACCCCCATCCAGCAGGTTCCGGCGGTGGAGACCATGACCTTCTCTTACTCCTTTGTCGATTCGCCgctttcttcttcctccgACTTCAAGAGGAAGTGCTCTTCGTCGGAAAACGCCATGTGCTCCA is drawn from Salvia hispanica cultivar TCC Black 2014 chromosome 6, UniMelb_Shisp_WGS_1.0, whole genome shotgun sequence and contains these coding sequences:
- the LOC125197551 gene encoding probable WRKY transcription factor 15 isoform X1, with product MAVDLAMNCRNSSFVSQSEDKLTKVMSFVGRTRTGHARFRRAPVASSPGSGEEKIYCPTPIQQVPAVETMTFSYSFVDSPLSSSSDFKRKCSSSENAMCSKRKKLRMKRVVMMPAISMKMADIPPDDYSWRKYGQKPIKGSPHPRGYYKCSSVRGCPARKHVERDVEDPTMLVVTYEGDHTHNPSIAETSTAIILESS
- the LOC125197551 gene encoding probable WRKY transcription factor 15 isoform X3 → MAVDLAMNCRNSSFVSQSEDKLTKVMSFVGRTRTGHARFRRAPVASSPGSGEEKIYCPTPIQQVPAVETMTFSYSFVDSPLSSSSDFKRKCSSSENAMCSKRKKLRMKRVVMMPAISMKMADIPPDDYSWRKYGQKPIKGVITSVVVYEAVQLGNTWREMWKIQQCWW